A single window of Deltaproteobacteria bacterium DNA harbors:
- a CDS encoding acyl-CoA/acyl-ACP dehydrogenase, with the protein MNFDFSDDQKLLQKTAREYLSEHAPLSLCRAVLESAAPYSETLWQGVAQMGWLGTAIPEEYGGAGFGRLELAVLAEEVGRALAPIPFSSSIYLAAEALLLAGSPAQKQTYLPKLASGEWAATFAHAEQPGECGAAAITTKFAGGKLTGSKVPVLDGAAARFAVVTATGNTGVVLALVDLTATGVERTAVRSIDPSRSLAGIRFNAAPAELLGDVGAGWSTVQAVLDRAAVLMAFEQLGGAERAFEITREYCLSRYAFGRPIASFQALKHRLADLYVEIELARSNAYYGAWALSNDRPELAVAACGARAAASEAFELASAEMIQLHGGVGYTWEFDCHLFYRRAKLLGVALGSAHHWREQLMERLGA; encoded by the coding sequence ATGAACTTCGACTTCTCCGATGACCAGAAACTGCTGCAGAAGACTGCCCGCGAGTATCTGAGCGAGCACGCGCCGCTGAGCCTGTGCCGGGCGGTGTTGGAGTCGGCGGCGCCGTACTCGGAGACGCTGTGGCAAGGGGTGGCGCAAATGGGCTGGCTGGGCACGGCGATTCCCGAGGAATACGGCGGTGCCGGCTTCGGGCGCTTGGAGCTGGCTGTGCTGGCTGAAGAGGTAGGGCGTGCCTTGGCGCCGATTCCGTTCTCGTCGAGCATCTACTTGGCGGCGGAAGCGTTGCTGCTGGCGGGGTCACCGGCACAGAAACAGACCTACCTTCCAAAACTCGCCAGCGGTGAGTGGGCCGCCACCTTCGCCCATGCCGAGCAACCGGGTGAGTGCGGTGCCGCGGCCATCACCACCAAGTTCGCCGGCGGCAAACTCACCGGCAGCAAGGTCCCAGTGCTCGACGGCGCGGCTGCCCGCTTCGCCGTGGTTACGGCCACCGGCAACACTGGCGTGGTGCTGGCGTTGGTTGACCTGACCGCGACCGGGGTCGAGCGCACCGCCGTTCGTTCGATCGATCCCAGCCGCTCCCTGGCCGGCATTCGCTTCAACGCCGCGCCCGCCGAGCTGCTCGGCGATGTCGGCGCGGGTTGGAGCACGGTGCAGGCGGTGCTCGACCGCGCGGCGGTGTTGATGGCGTTCGAGCAACTCGGTGGGGCCGAGCGCGCCTTCGAGATCACGCGCGAGTACTGCTTAAGCCGCTACGCCTTCGGCCGCCCGATCGCTTCGTTCCAGGCGCTCAAGCATCGGCTGGCTGACCTCTACGTCGAGATCGAGTTGGCGCGCTCGAATGCCTATTATGGCGCCTGGGCGCTGAGCAACGACCGCCCCGAGTTGGCGGTAGCCGCGTGCGGCGCGCGTGCCGCCGCCAGCGAAGCCTTCGAGCTGGCCAGCGCCGAGATGATCCAGTTGCACGGCGGCGTCGGCTACACCTGGGAGTTCGACTGCCACCTGTTCTATCGCCGCGCCAAGCTGCTCGGCGTCGCGCTCGGCAGCGCGCACCATTGGCGCGAACAACTCATGGAACGATTGGGGGCGTGA
- a CDS encoding acyl-CoA dehydrogenase family protein: MDFNDTSEEAAFRAEARAWLEANAERLKAGERAPGLAEGRADQELIQRSQQWQAKKADAGWACITWPKEYGGRGASAIQSVIWNQEESHYKIPPNIFGIGQGMLGPTIMVHGSSEQKQRYLRPMLRGDEIWCQLFSEPGAGSDLGGLRTSAVREGDQWVINGQKIWTTGAQYCRWGMILCRTDPGAEKHKGITYFIVDMKSPGIDIRPIKQINGLSGFNEVFFTDVRVSDDNRVGAVNEGWRGALTTLMNERHSIGGGAGGPDFGDLLQLAKETLWEGRPAFADSAVRQRLARFYIRLKGLQYTGYRTQTALSRGAIPGPESSIGKLVGAPLRQEMASFAVDLQGAAGVAMDGAASADDGLWQLMYLATPGLRLAGGTDEILRNIIAERVLGLPPEIRADKGMAFKDVPTGPKNT, from the coding sequence ATGGATTTCAATGATACTTCGGAAGAAGCCGCTTTCAGGGCCGAGGCCCGGGCCTGGCTCGAGGCCAACGCCGAACGTCTGAAAGCCGGAGAGCGCGCCCCGGGCCTGGCCGAGGGACGGGCCGATCAGGAGTTGATTCAGCGCTCTCAGCAGTGGCAGGCAAAGAAGGCCGACGCCGGCTGGGCCTGCATCACCTGGCCGAAGGAGTACGGCGGCCGTGGCGCCAGCGCCATCCAGAGTGTGATCTGGAACCAGGAAGAGAGCCACTACAAGATTCCACCGAACATCTTCGGCATCGGTCAGGGCATGCTCGGGCCGACGATCATGGTGCACGGCAGTAGCGAACAGAAGCAACGCTATCTGCGGCCGATGCTGCGCGGGGACGAGATCTGGTGCCAGCTCTTCAGCGAGCCCGGTGCGGGCTCGGACTTGGGCGGCTTGCGCACCAGCGCGGTGCGCGAAGGTGACCAGTGGGTGATCAACGGCCAGAAGATCTGGACCACCGGTGCCCAATATTGCCGCTGGGGCATGATCCTGTGCCGCACCGATCCCGGCGCGGAGAAGCACAAGGGCATCACCTACTTCATCGTCGACATGAAGTCTCCCGGCATCGACATCCGACCGATCAAGCAGATCAACGGGCTGTCGGGTTTCAATGAGGTGTTCTTCACCGACGTGCGCGTATCTGACGACAATCGCGTCGGGGCGGTGAACGAGGGCTGGCGCGGGGCGCTGACCACGCTGATGAACGAGCGCCACTCGATCGGTGGTGGTGCCGGTGGGCCGGACTTCGGCGATCTGCTGCAGCTGGCGAAGGAAACCTTGTGGGAAGGCCGGCCGGCATTTGCCGACAGCGCCGTGCGCCAGCGGCTGGCGCGCTTCTACATTCGGCTCAAGGGACTGCAGTATACCGGCTATCGTACCCAGACCGCGCTGTCCCGCGGCGCAATCCCCGGGCCGGAGAGTTCTATCGGCAAGCTGGTCGGGGCCCCGCTGCGGCAAGAGATGGCGAGCTTCGCCGTCGACCTGCAAGGTGCCGCCGGTGTGGCGATGGATGGTGCCGCCAGTGCCGATGACGGCCTGTGGCAGTTGATGTACCTGGCCACGCCCGGGCTGCGCCTGGCGGGCGGCACGGACGAGATTCTGCGCAACATCATCGCCGAACGCGTCCTCGGCCTGCCCCCCGAGATCCGCGCCGACAAAGGTATGGCCTTCAAGGACGTGCCAACCGGTCCGAAGAACACCTGA
- a CDS encoding PIN domain-containing protein has translation MSQPAVICDTGALVDYLVESAPDHRVFRAAIDAARARYIPGLVLAEIDYFLRAERQAMRSLIADIRRGAFIYAPPTDAQLSRAIAIDAAYADLQLGLVDATIVALADELDLRRLATRDVRHFSAVRLADGRAFDLVVIPAMPQPVPPRRQR, from the coding sequence TTGAGCCAGCCGGCGGTCATCTGCGATACGGGAGCGCTCGTCGACTACCTGGTCGAGTCTGCTCCCGATCACCGGGTTTTCCGTGCGGCGATAGATGCGGCCCGCGCTCGCTACATTCCGGGGCTCGTGCTCGCGGAGATCGACTACTTCCTGCGCGCAGAACGCCAGGCCATGCGCAGCCTGATTGCTGACATCCGCCGCGGCGCGTTCATCTACGCCCCCCCGACAGACGCGCAGCTCAGCCGTGCCATCGCCATCGACGCCGCATATGCCGACCTGCAGCTCGGGCTGGTTGACGCGACCATTGTTGCACTTGCGGACGAGCTTGACCTTCGACGCCTCGCGACACGCGACGTTCGCCACTTCAGCGCCGTGCGCCTGGCTGACGGGCGCGCATTCGATTTGGTCGTTATCCCGGCTATGCCCCAGCCAGTGCCGCCGCGACGGCAGAGGTGA
- a CDS encoding glutathione S-transferase family protein, with the protein MSNVHRIFGNELSPYSVKVRSYFRYKRIAHQWLIRNPATEEEFRRYAKLPLIPLVVTPEGQGLQDSTPIIEHFEALHPESSIHPADPAPAFISALIEEYGDEWGNKPMFHYRWWYEPDQQSAAQRLARSMMPELPEDELIGAVEMIKGRMIPRLKFVGSCAETKEQIEGSFLRQLAILDAHLERRPYLFGGRPAFGDFGLYAQLYQCSTDPTPAALMQQKAPNVLAWARRMLDPSNEGQFEPWAALAPTLMPLLRDEIGAIFLPWTIANAQALAAGQKEFSMTLAGKPYTQETQKYHAKSLAALRARYAAVADKSALAPILKQAGCYEALTSRS; encoded by the coding sequence ATGTCCAACGTCCACCGCATCTTCGGTAACGAGCTGTCGCCCTACTCGGTGAAGGTCCGCTCCTACTTCCGCTACAAGCGCATCGCGCACCAGTGGTTGATTCGCAACCCCGCCACCGAGGAGGAGTTTCGCCGCTACGCCAAGCTGCCGCTGATCCCGCTGGTGGTCACGCCTGAGGGCCAGGGCCTGCAGGACTCGACTCCGATCATCGAGCACTTCGAGGCGCTCCATCCCGAGTCGTCGATCCATCCCGCCGACCCCGCGCCGGCGTTCATCTCGGCGCTGATCGAGGAGTACGGCGACGAGTGGGGCAACAAGCCGATGTTCCATTACCGCTGGTGGTATGAGCCCGATCAGCAGTCGGCCGCGCAGCGCCTCGCCCGCAGCATGATGCCGGAGTTGCCGGAAGACGAGCTGATCGGCGCCGTTGAAATGATCAAGGGGCGAATGATTCCGCGGCTGAAGTTCGTCGGCTCATGTGCCGAAACCAAAGAACAGATTGAGGGCTCGTTCTTGCGCCAGCTCGCCATTCTCGACGCCCACCTGGAGCGGCGCCCGTATCTCTTCGGCGGCCGGCCCGCTTTCGGTGACTTCGGACTGTACGCGCAACTCTACCAGTGCTCCACCGACCCGACGCCGGCCGCGCTCATGCAGCAGAAGGCGCCCAACGTTCTGGCTTGGGCCCGGCGCATGCTCGATCCCAGCAACGAAGGCCAATTCGAGCCGTGGGCGGCGCTGGCACCGACCCTGATGCCGCTGCTCCGTGATGAGATCGGTGCCATCTTCCTGCCGTGGACGATTGCCAACGCGCAAGCTCTGGCGGCGGGGCAGAAGGAGTTCTCGATGACCCTAGCCGGCAAGCCGTACACGCAGGAGACGCAGAAATACCACGCCAAGTCGCTGGCCGCCTTGCGCGCCCGCTACGCCGCCGTGGCGGACAAGTCGGCGCTCGCTCCCATCTTAAAGCAGGCCGGGTGCTACGAAGCGCTGACCAGCCGGAGCTAG
- a CDS encoding ribbon-helix-helix protein, CopG family — protein MTLSRAKPVTTITLDAETTRLLDRAAREQGISRSQFVRRQLRRALEQFREHPRPRSAGVIKGRLRECADESELFRDLER, from the coding sequence ATGACACTCTCGCGAGCGAAGCCTGTCACGACGATCACCCTGGATGCCGAGACCACGCGGCTACTCGATCGGGCGGCGCGCGAGCAGGGCATCTCCCGATCCCAGTTCGTCCGCCGACAGCTGCGGCGGGCGCTGGAGCAGTTCCGCGAGCATCCGCGGCCGCGCTCCGCTGGCGTCATCAAGGGACGCCTGCGAGAATGCGCCGACGAGAGCGAGCTGTTTCGGGACCTTGAACGTTGA